A genome region from Triticum aestivum cultivar Chinese Spring chromosome 2B, IWGSC CS RefSeq v2.1, whole genome shotgun sequence includes the following:
- the LOC123042840 gene encoding uncharacterized protein yields the protein MKDAIGTACRRRSMRLRQQAHANELGARVGRSCSALLRPHVHASEVGAGAVHRRRDSFRATPLEDDDLLREILLRLPPEPSSLFQASAVCKQWRCAAVDPKFHRRFCAHHQKPPLLGFFTIMFGSIEFTPALDRPDRIATHIGNVRTHELLDCRHGLLLHTDQLGDEVIVTNLITGAARRLPFPPDYKSRNYCINAAVLCTASDRNHVHGSCHWNPFKVVLISEHVEAYRVMACVYSSETAKWSDSISTIVSCDLEGFRVFGSLVGNALYWLENSVSDHILEYDLDEQSLIVFNGPPVTNDFRHGSHWIIQAEDGVVGMAILSYPRFQMWQMNVNCNGVATWVMWKIMDMHNILRLPPWIEGKRAYVGHIVGCIEDTDGILLSVDDIVYMVQLKSMQSMKLCQDCRYSY from the coding sequence atgaAGGATGCCATCGGAACGGCCTGCCGCCGCCGAAGCATGCGCCTCCGTCAACAAGCCCACGCGAATGAGTTGGGCGCCAGAGTGGGCCGCAGCTGCAGCGCGCTCCTCCGTCCCCATGTCCACGCGAGTGAGGTGGGAGCCGGAGCGGTCCACCGTCGTCGCGACAGCTTCCGGGCCACGCCGCTTGAAGACGACGATCTCCTGAGGGAGATCCTCCTCCGTCTGCCTCCGGAGCCCTCCTCGCTCTTCCAGGCCTCCGCCGTCTGCAAGCAGTGGCGATGTGCCGCCGTGGACCCCAAGTTCCACCGCCGGTTCTGCGCACACCACCAGAAGCCGCCCCTTCTCGGTTTCTTCACGATCATGTTCGGTTCTATCGAGTTCACCCCCGCCCTGGACCGTCCCGACCGCATCGCTACTCACATCGGCAACGTCCGAACCCACGAGTTGCTTGATTGCCGCCACGGTCTCCTCCTTCACACGGACCAGCTAGGGGATGAGGTTATAGTGACAAACCTCATCACCGGAGCTGCTCGCCGCCTTCCCTTTCCACCAGACTACAAAAGCAGAAATTATTGCATCAACGCGGCTGTGCTCTGCACTGCCAGCGACCGTAACCACGTGCACGGAAGCTGTCACTGGAACCCCTTCAAGGTGGTGTTGATCTCCGAACACGTAGAGGCTTATCGCGTCATGGCATGTGTTTACTCCTCCGAGACTGCCAAATGGAGTGATAGCATCTCCACAATCGTTTCATGCGATCTTGAGGGTTTTCGTGTTTTTGGGTCGCTTGTTGGTAATGCACTTTACTGGCTAGAGAATTCTGTAAGCGATCACATACTTGAGTATGATTTGGATGAGCAGAGCCTAATTGTGTTCAATGGGCCTCCTGTTACAAATGATTTCCGTCATGGCAGCCATTGGATCATCCAGGCTGAGGATGGCGTTGTTGGCATGGCCATATTGTCTTACCCTCGCTTCCAAATGTGGCAGATGAATGTCAATTGCAATGGTGTTGCCACATGGGTGATGTGGAAGATCATGGACATGCATAACATTCTTAGGCTCCCTCCTTGGATTGAAGGAAAGAGGGCATATGTGGGACATATAGTGGGATGCATTGAGGATACTGATGGAATACTTTTATCTGTGGATGACATTGTCTATATGGTTCAACTGAAATCAATGCAGTCTATGAAACTTTGTCAAGACTGTAGGTATAGTTACTAG